TTCGGAGAAGGACTTCACGACCGCGGCGGGGTTCGTGTAGGGCTTGTCGACAACGACCGCGCCGCCCTCGACCTTGAACGTGTAGCCGAAGGGATTGTAGGCGCTGGCGTCGGTGCGCGCGAGGGCTTGCTGGAGCAGGCTTTCGCGGACGTCGGGGTAGGCGTTATCCTTGCCGCGAACCTCGTTGTAGAACGCGGAGCTTTCCCACGACCAAGTCTGGCCGAGCGAGCCCTTCACGCCGGCGGCGAGGCGGACGACGTCGGCTTCGGTCTCGATGTTTTCCGGGTCGAGGTCGGGCAGCGTGACGGAGACGAGGCTGATCGTGCGCGGATCGCCGGTGAGACGTGGCGCGCCGTCGGCGCGCGGGGCGCCGGTCGGGCTGTAGAAGGCGGAGCCGTAGGGATTGTAGGGATTGTCGACGGAGAGGACGGCGAGCTTGTCGGAAGTCGGCGCGTTGAGCGCGAGCGGCTGGCGCACCATGTTCGAGCGCGACTTGTAGTAGGCGGCGTCGGCATAAACGGTGACGCGCGGCGTGAGTTCGTATTCGCCGGAGACGAAGGCGTTGGCGCGGCGCACGCGCGGGGCGGACCAGCCGAACGAGTTCAGGTCGAGGAAGAATTCCGGATTGCCCGTGCGTGTCGGCGCGGAGCTGCTGAGCGTCGGCACGCCGTTGACGAGGCGCAGGTAGTTGCTCGCGGTGCCGGAGCCGATGCGGAACGTCGGATAATAACCGCGCGCGGTGCGAACGTCGAAGACGCCGCCGAGCGTGTTGAAGGGCGCGGGCACTTGGTCGGCCTGGTTCGACGTGCGGCTGAAATCGCGGTCGGAGAGCAAAATCGGTTCGCGGTAGAGCGCCTCGACCGTGCCGAAGAGCTGGCCTTTGCCGTTGGCGAAGGGCGTGCCGAAGGTGAACGACGTGCCGAAGTTCTCGCCGCCGCCCGCCTCGGGCAGGCCGACGTGCACGGAGGACTCGGCGCCGGCGAAGCGGCGGCGGAGCACGTAGTTGATGACGCCGCCGACGGCGTCGGAGCCGTAGACCGCGGACGCGCCGTCGCGCAGCACCTCGACGCGTTCGACGCCCTGCGTCGGCAGCTGGTTGACGTTCACCGCTTGCGAGAGACCGGCGGTCATCGGGTTGATCGCCATGCGGCGGCCGTTGACGAGGATGAGCGTGCCGGTGGCGCCGAGGTTGCGGAGATTGATGTTGGCGTTGTCGCCGCGCGCGCCGGAGGAGCCGAGGCGCGTTTCGTTTTCCGGCAGATTCACGACGGACGGCAACGACGTCAGCAGGTCGACGGGCAGCACGGCGTTGCGCGTCTCGATCGCGTCGCGATCGATGACGGTGAGCGGCGCGATCTTCTCCATGTCGAGGCGGCGGATGTTCGAGCCGGTGACGACGAACTCCTGAAGTTTGACGGTCTCTTTGCCCGGCGTCGCGGTTTGCGCGACGAGCGGCAAGGCGCTCGCGAAAAGCGCGAACGCGACGGAGAGAACGAGTGGAAGGGCAGGGGACGGACGAGGTGCAGGTTTCATAGGCGACCGGCCGCGGAGAAGCCGTTTTGTTTCGCCCCGCTCAAACGAAATGAGCCCGCGTCACGCGATCTTCACCGACGTAACGCAGCCGCCACGCGATCGTCACGCAGCGCGGCCGGTTCGGTCTTGTGCGGCGGGGTGCGGCTGCGCTTCGGTAGCGCCGTTTCACGCATGAAGAATCTCCGCGCGCTCCTTCTTTCGCTCGTTTGGCTGCTGCTGCCGCTCGCACTCGTCGCGGCGCCGGTGGCCGGGCGTTACCTCAAGGCCGAGGCCTACGACGTCGCCGCGCTCATCCCGCCGTCACCGGCCGACGACTCGCTGACGACGCTCGCTGATCTCACGGTCGTGCGCGCCGTGCAGGCGCGGCGCACGCCGGAGGAAGTGGCGCTGGCGGCGTATTTCGTGCGCGACACGGTTTTTCAATACGACGCGGTGATCGGGCCGTGGTTCACCGCGGCCAACCTGCCGTTCGCGGCGGAGTTTTTTGAGCAAGTGCGCGCCGACCGCTTCGCGATTTCGACCAAGGGCAAGGAACTCTGGGCGCGCAAACGTCCGCCGCTGCTCGATCCGGCGGTGCGCGCGGCGATCGAGTTGCCGGCGACCGGCTCGTATCCGAGCGGGCACGCGACGATGGCGTTCGTGTGGGCGGGATTGCTGGCGGAGATTTTTCCGGAGAAACGCGAGGCGCTCTACGAGCGAGCGCAGCTCGTCGCTTGGTCGCGCGTGGTTGGCGGCGTGCATTATCCGAGCGACATCGCTGCGGGGAGGTTGCTCGGCGAGCGGTTGACGAAGGATTTTCTCACGGTGCCGGAAGTGCGCGCGGCGCTCGAGCGCGTGCGGACGGAAGCGGCGACGGCTGCGGCGCGAAAAAACTGACGGCTCGCGGCCCGATCGATGCCGTCGTGGTGGGCAATCGGGTTTTGACTGGCGCGGCGACGCCTGTGTTCGATGGACCCGTGCTCTCGGACCTCCTCCAGGATCGCGCGGCCCAGTTCGTCTCCGGCACGATGAGTGCGGCGGAGCGCGAGAGCTTTGAGGTCATCGCGGCGTTCGACGCGG
This portion of the Opitutia bacterium genome encodes:
- a CDS encoding phosphatase PAP2 family protein; translated protein: MKNLRALLLSLVWLLLPLALVAAPVAGRYLKAEAYDVAALIPPSPADDSLTTLADLTVVRAVQARRTPEEVALAAYFVRDTVFQYDAVIGPWFTAANLPFAAEFFEQVRADRFAISTKGKELWARKRPPLLDPAVRAAIELPATGSYPSGHATMAFVWAGLLAEIFPEKREALYERAQLVAWSRVVGGVHYPSDIAAGRLLGERLTKDFLTVPEVRAALERVRTEAATAAARKN